Proteins encoded within one genomic window of Rhododendron vialii isolate Sample 1 chromosome 1a, ASM3025357v1:
- the LOC131336164 gene encoding formate--tetrahydrofolate ligase has protein sequence MSSSKTVRKLQVVSPVPADIDVANSVEPLHITEIAQELNLSPNHYDLYGKYKAKVLLSVVDELEGSGDGYYVVVGGITPTPLGEGKSTTTVGICQALGAFLDKKVVTCIRQPSQGPTFGIKGGAAGGGYSQVIPMDEFNLHLTGDIHAITAANNLLAAAIDTRIFHESTQSDKALLNRLCPPNKEGKRSFSDIMFRRLKKLGISKTKPEDLTSQEVKKFARLDIDPDSITWRRVMDINDRFLRKITIGQGPEEKGMVRETAFDISVASEIMAVLALTTSLADMRERLGNMVIGNSKSGEPITADDLGVGGALTVLMKDAINPTLMQTLEGTPVLVHAGPFANIAHGNSSIVADKIAVKLVGPGGFVVTEAGFGADIGTEKFMNIKCRYSGLTPQCAIIVATIRALKMHGGGPEVVAGKPLDRTYITENVGLVEAGCVNLARHVSNTKAYGVNVVVAVNMFATDSEAELNAVRNAALAAGAFDAVICTHHAHGGKGAVDLGIAVQKACENVTQPLKFLYPLDISIKEKIEAIAKSYGASGVEYSDQAEKQIEMYSKQGFSTLPICMAKTQYSFSHIPSEKGAPSGFVLPIRDVRASIGAGFIFPLVGAMSTMPGLPTRPCFYDIDIDTTTGRVIGLS, from the exons ATGAGTTCATCCAAGACAGTGAGAAAGCTCCAAGTGGTCTCACCAGTTCCCGCTGATATAGACGTAGCAAATTCTGTTGAGCCTCTCCACATCACTGAAATTGCCCAAGAACTGAATCTCAGTCCCAATCACTACGATCTCTATGGCAAGTACAAAGCCAAG GTGCTGTTATCTGTAGTTGATGAACTGGAAGGAAGTGGGGACGGGTACTATGTGGTGGTTGGAGGAATCACTCCAACACCTTTGGGAGAAGGCAAATCCACAACTACTGTTGGTATCTGTCAGGCTTTGGGAGCTTTTCTTGACAAAAAG GTTGTCACCTGCATTCGTCAACCTTCGCAAGGACCAACTTTTGGAATCAAAGGGGGTGCAGCAGGTGGTGGTTATAGCCAAGTGATTCCGATGGACGAGTTCAACCTTCATCTGACGGGTGATATCCACGCCATCACAGCTGCAAATAATCTTCTAGCCGCAGCCATAGACACACGAATTTTCCATGAATCTACCCAAAGTGATAAGGCTCTTCTCAACCGGTTATGCCCTCCAAACAAAGAAGGTAAACGAAGTTTCAGTGACATAATGTTTAGGCGTCTTAAAAAACTCGGCATTTCCAAGACCAAGCCCGAGGATCTTACCTCACAAGAAGTCAAGAAGTTTGCTAGACTTGATATAGACCCCGATTCCATCACGTGGAGGAGGGTTATGGATATCAATGATCGGTTCTTGAGGAAGATTACTATTGGTCAGGGTCCTGAGGAAAAAGGGATGGTGAGAGAAACTGCATTCGATATCTCAGTTGCTAGTGAGATAATGGCGGTTTTGGCCCTCACGACTTCTCTAGCCGATATGAGGGAGAGGCTTGGAAACATGGTGATTGGAAATAGCAAATCCGGAGAGCCCATTACCGCCGATGATCTTGGTGTTGGAGGTGCTTTAACTGTGCTCATGAAAGACGCTATTAACCCCACTTTGATGCAGACTCTAGAGGGCACCCCCGTTCTTGTCCACGCTGGTCCCTTTGCCAATATTGCTCATGGGAATTCCTCTATTGTGGCTGACAAGATTGCAGTAAAGCTGGTGGGACCAGGTGGTTTCGTGGTTACAGAAGCTGGATTTGGTGCTGATATTGGTACCGAAAAGTTTATGAACATAAAGTGCAGATATAGTGGCTTAACACCTCAATGTGCCATAATTGTTGCGACAATAAGGGCTCTGAAGATGCATGGGGGAGGCCCTGAAGTTGTGGCGGGGAAGCCTCTTGACCGCACTTACATAACTGAGAATGTCGGTCTTGTTGAAGCCGGTTGTGTGAATCTGGCTCGGCACGTGTCAAACACAAAGGCTTATGGTGTCAACGTTGTGGTTGCTGTTAATATGTTCGCTACAGATTCAGAGGCAGAACTGAATGCAGTTAGAAATGCTGCATTGGCTGCTGGGGCCTTTGATGCTGTGATTTGTACTCATCATGCACACGGTGGAAAAGGAGCG GTGGACCTTGGCATTGCAGTTCAGAAAGCATGTGAGAATGTTACACAACCGTTGAAATTTCTATATCCTTTGGATATTAGCATCAAAGAGAAGATAGAGGCAATCGCAAAGTCCTATGGTGCCAGTGGGGTAGAGTACTCGGATCAG GCTGAGAAGCAGATAGAGATGTACAGCAAGCAAGGGTTCTCTACTCTACCAATTTGCATGGCGAAAACACAGTATTCATTCTCCCACATTCCTTCTGAGAAAGGAGCCCCAAGCGGTTTTGTCTTACCAATCAGGGACGTAAGAGCAAGCATTGGAGCTGGATTTATTTTTCCCTTGGTTGGGGCAATGAGCACGATGCCTGGGCTTCCCACAAGGCCTTGCTTCTACGATATCGATATTGATACCACCACTGGGAGGGTTATTGGTCTTTCTTGA
- the LOC131336179 gene encoding uncharacterized protein LOC131336179 — protein sequence MNDQVMTMMMNQQPPQVQILSQPQPSQLMNQIHPLSQSQLMMSRSCYGMWPPPHPPPPPPHASMDTMRFPNPINKKQGFASKQRNWKGKKGKNDARKDGRRKEKPATITGVGGGGSKPSTVIELQYMNRLKARRFYPNKNNKKKKKNDRFAPYAPRNTTSFIIRAKKSGGIAAFVSPSPVTPAVLPTPNFSPSREVLGEMAKEEWGVDGYGSMKGLIRLRSSPSNEGDGHEEEEEEEEEGGGGSRPSSESDVEEHVEVERRLDHDLSRFEMVCPNYGVDYNNVLESRVEDQDTHIGQLEEENLILKERVFLMERELGDLRRRLVCLERQNQVGEINEGVVDNASENESEGKQDIRSREENNDNEEVEENSEEGGEFDLKKVNNEEMRENEFARDDYMEESVHVEH from the coding sequence ATGAACGATCAGGtgatgacgatgatgatgaaCCAACAACCTCCACAGGTACAGATTTTGAGTCAGCCTCAACCGTCTCAACTCATGAACCAAATACATCCTTTGAGTCAGTCTCAGTTGATGATGAGTCGGAGCTGCTACGGGATGTGGCCCCCACcgcatcctcctcctcctccgccgcaCGCCTCGATGGACACGATGAGGTTTCCAAACCCTATCAACAAGAAGCAAGGCTTCGCATCGAAACAACGCAATTGGAAgggtaaaaagggaaaaaacgaCGCGAGGAAAGACGGTAGGAGGAAGGAAAAGCCAGCGACCATAACCGGTGTTGGTGGCGGCGGTTCCAAGCCTTCAACGGTTATTGAGTTGCAGTATATGAACCGTTTGAAGGCTAGGAGGTTTTACCCTAATaagaacaacaagaagaagaagaagaatgacaGATTTGCCCCTTATGCTCCACGTAACACCACCTCGTTTATAATTAGGGCCAAGAAGTCCGGTGGGATTGCGGCATTCGTTTCGCCTAGCCCCGTAACTCCGGCAGTACTACCGACGCCCAATTTTTCACCATCGAGAGAGGTCTTGGGGGAAATGGCGAAGGAGGAGTGGGGAGTGGACGGGTACGGGTCAATGAAGGGGTTGATTAGGCTTCGATCATCGCCCAGTAATGAGGGGGATGGGCacgaagaggaggaggaagaagaagaggaaggaggaggagggtcGAGGCCGTCGAGCGAGAGTGATGTGGAAGAGCATGTGGAGGTGGAGAGGAGATTGGATCATGATTTGAGCCGGTTCGAGATGGTTTGTCCGAATTACGGTGTGGATTATAACAATGTGTTGGAGAGTAGGGTGGAAGATCAGGATACCCATATAGGTCAATTGGAAGAGGAGAACTTGATTTTGAAGGAGAGGGTTTTCTTAATGGAGAGGGAGTTGGGTGACTTGAGGAGGAGGTTGGTGTGTCTTGAGAGGCAGAACCAAGTTGGAGAAATTAATGAGGGAGTGGTTGATAATGCTTCTGAAAATGAAAGTGAGGGGAAACAGGATATCCGTTCGAGAGAGGAGAATAATGATAATGAGGAGGTGGAAGAGAATAGTGAAGAGGGTGGggagtttgatttgaaaaaggtgaataatgaggagatgagagagaatgaGTTTGCTAGGGATGATTATATGGAGGAATCTGTACATGTAGAACATTAA